One part of the Microbacterium aurugineum genome encodes these proteins:
- a CDS encoding MFS transporter, with translation MTTLDLRTRIPLRLPTATATFAIGIAGYLGVNLSPYMISAAQSGLGIDVLSASWLVTATLLLTAVTGLAIAPLCAGIHRRTVARAGLSLAVIGFATAALAPAAILPGLLLGGAGAGGAVAASGAALAAFRNPDRVAGFNGLANRGVITVVLAVIPLIGLAPIDVFGALALFNLIGLVASVWLPAAPVVAPQAGAAVAEAMPIEIPPTGTVRVSPARSRKVTIAGFGLLITFALWAVSEDSLWAMAGVMGAEQAALTPEGLGIALSGATAGGLLGSVLLMIVGARFGRAVPLVILLIAGGVLKICEGFVTDPTTFIVVFIAWNSVYAIAFMYFVSTSAALDADGRWSGPLLAVYLVGSALTPVIGAALVGALGYQGFAVALGIASFVLAIPTGAIALVSTRLERLTAQENDA, from the coding sequence ATGACCACTCTCGACCTCCGCACCCGGATCCCCCTCCGTCTCCCCACCGCCACCGCCACCTTCGCCATCGGGATCGCGGGATACCTCGGGGTCAACCTGTCGCCGTACATGATCTCCGCCGCCCAGAGCGGCCTCGGAATCGACGTCCTCTCCGCGAGCTGGCTGGTCACCGCGACCCTCCTACTCACCGCGGTCACCGGATTGGCCATCGCTCCGCTGTGCGCCGGGATTCACCGTCGGACCGTGGCACGCGCCGGCCTCAGCCTCGCCGTGATCGGCTTCGCGACCGCCGCGCTCGCCCCCGCGGCCATACTCCCGGGCCTGCTCCTGGGAGGAGCAGGAGCCGGCGGTGCCGTCGCCGCCTCTGGCGCCGCCCTCGCCGCCTTCCGGAACCCGGACCGGGTCGCCGGCTTCAACGGGCTCGCCAATCGCGGGGTCATCACCGTGGTGCTCGCCGTGATCCCCCTCATCGGGCTCGCGCCGATCGACGTCTTCGGCGCGCTGGCCCTGTTCAACCTGATCGGCCTGGTCGCTTCGGTGTGGCTCCCCGCCGCACCGGTCGTCGCTCCACAGGCGGGAGCAGCCGTCGCCGAGGCGATGCCGATCGAGATCCCGCCGACCGGGACGGTTCGCGTCTCCCCGGCCCGCTCGCGGAAGGTCACTATCGCGGGCTTCGGGCTCCTCATCACGTTCGCGCTGTGGGCGGTGAGCGAGGATTCGCTCTGGGCCATGGCCGGGGTGATGGGCGCGGAACAAGCAGCCCTGACACCGGAAGGCCTCGGGATCGCACTCAGCGGTGCGACCGCCGGCGGACTCCTCGGTTCGGTCCTGCTCATGATCGTCGGTGCCCGTTTCGGGCGCGCCGTCCCTCTCGTGATCCTGCTGATCGCCGGTGGAGTCCTGAAGATCTGCGAAGGCTTCGTGACCGACCCGACCACCTTCATCGTCGTCTTCATCGCCTGGAACTCCGTGTATGCCATCGCGTTCATGTACTTCGTCTCGACCTCTGCCGCGCTGGATGCCGACGGCCGTTGGTCGGGCCCGCTGCTGGCGGTGTACCTCGTCGGATCAGCGCTCACGCCGGTGATCGGCGCAGCGCTCGTCGGAGCCCTCGGCTACCAGGGCTTCGCCGTCGCACTCGGGATCGCGAGTTTCGTCCTGGCCATCCCCACCGGAGCCATCGCCCTGGTCTCGACCCGCTTGGAACGCCTCACCGCACAGGAGAACGACGCATGA
- a CDS encoding TetR/AcrR family transcriptional regulator C-terminal domain-containing protein — MPRPSSPLLSPEIIGSAGLALAKAGKPFGVNAIARELGVRPSSLYNHADGMDEILELMRGRLVEEYRVEWRGEPWPEFLHVMLRTQRRMYADHPQLVPLLVGKTITSPAVIAVYDDLASVLVDGGFPEDEVLSVIAVLDAFAIGFGLDLASPDEIWQPEGETRTLGRLIDGAEQGSARSDRTFELGVGLLIDSLRARLTR; from the coding sequence ATGCCCAGGCCTTCGTCCCCGCTGCTCTCTCCGGAGATCATCGGATCCGCCGGGCTGGCGCTCGCGAAGGCGGGGAAGCCGTTCGGGGTCAACGCGATCGCGCGCGAGTTGGGCGTGCGGCCGTCCTCGTTGTACAACCACGCGGACGGCATGGATGAGATCCTCGAGCTCATGCGCGGCAGGCTCGTGGAGGAATACCGCGTCGAGTGGCGGGGTGAGCCCTGGCCCGAGTTCCTGCACGTGATGCTCCGCACGCAACGCCGGATGTACGCGGATCATCCGCAGCTCGTGCCCCTGCTGGTCGGCAAGACGATCACGAGCCCCGCGGTGATCGCCGTGTACGACGACCTGGCATCGGTGCTCGTCGACGGGGGATTTCCCGAAGATGAGGTGCTCTCGGTCATCGCCGTGCTCGACGCCTTCGCGATCGGCTTCGGTCTCGACCTCGCCTCACCCGACGAGATCTGGCAGCCCGAGGGCGAGACGCGCACTCTCGGTCGGCTCATCGACGGAGCCGAACAGGGGAGTGCGCGATCGGATCGCACGTTCGAGCTCGGCGTCGGTCTTCTCATCGACTCCCTGCGTGCACGGCTCACCCGGTGA
- a CDS encoding DUF2255 family protein: MTTWNPEELARIAAPEMFDLSAQLADGTTPKTVGIWAVAVDGRLFVRSYTGLAGKWYAPALASLRGRVSAGGITKDVRFEPVTDEATNVAIDAEYLDKYTPSPYAPEMGQEPVRSNTLEVIPID, from the coding sequence ATGACGACCTGGAACCCCGAGGAGCTGGCCCGCATCGCCGCGCCGGAGATGTTCGACCTCTCCGCGCAGCTCGCAGACGGCACGACGCCGAAGACGGTCGGCATCTGGGCGGTCGCCGTGGATGGCCGCCTGTTCGTTCGCTCCTACACGGGCCTTGCAGGCAAGTGGTACGCCCCGGCTCTCGCGAGCCTGCGAGGGCGTGTGTCGGCGGGCGGCATCACGAAGGACGTCCGCTTCGAGCCCGTCACCGACGAGGCGACCAACGTGGCGATCGATGCCGAGTACCTCGACAAGTACACGCCGAGCCCCTACGCGCCGGAGATGGGGCAGGAGCCGGTGCGGTCGAACACCCTCGAGGTCATCCCGATCGACTGA